The Homo sapiens chromosome 19 genomic scaffold, GRCh38.p14 alternate locus group ALT_REF_LOCI_4 HSCHR19LRC_LRC_J_CTG3_1 genome has a segment encoding these proteins:
- the NDUFA3 gene encoding NADH dehydrogenase [ubiquinone] 1 alpha subcomplex subunit 3 has protein sequence MAARVGAFLKNAWDKEPVLVVSFVVGGLAVILPPLSPYFKYSVMINKATPYNYPVPVRDDGNMPDVPSHPQDPQGPSLEWLKKL, from the exons ATGGCTGCGA GAGTCGGCGCCTTCCTCAAGAATGCCTGGGACAAGGAGCCAGTGCTGGTCGTGTCCTTCGTCGTCGGGGGCCTCG CTGTAATTCTGCCCCCATTGAGCCCCTACTTCAAGTACTCCGTCATGATCAACAAGGCCACGCCCTACAACTACCCAG TGCCCGTCCGTGATGATGGGAACATGCCCGACGTGCCCAGCCACCCCCAGGACCCTCAGGGCCCCAGCCTGGAGTGGCTGAAGAAACTGTGA
- the OSCAR gene encoding osteoclast-associated immunoglobulin-like receptor isoform 3 precursor (isoform 3 precursor is encoded by transcript variant 3; The RefSeq protein has 1 substitution compared to this genomic sequence), whose product MALVLILQLLTLWPLCHTDITPSVAIIVPPASYHPKPWLGAQPATVVTPGVNVTLRCRAPQPAWRFGLFKPGEIAPLLFRDVSSELAEFFLEEVTPAQGGSYRCCYRRPDWGPGVWSQPSDVLELLVTEELPRPSLVALPGPVVGPGANVSLRCAGRLRNMSFVLYREGVAAPLQYRHSAQPWADFTLLGARAPGTYSCYYHTPSAPYVLSQRSEVLVISWEDSGSSDYTRGNLVRLGLAGLVLISLGALVTFDWRSQNRAPAGIRP is encoded by the exons ATGGCCCTGGTGCTGATCCTCCAGCTGCTGACCCTCT GGCCTCTGTGTCACACAGACATCACTCCGTCTG TGGCCATTATAG TCCCCCCAGCTTCATACCACCCTAAGCCATGGCTGGGAGCTCAGCCGGCTACAGTTGTGACCCCTGGGGTCAACGTGACCTTGAGATGCCGGGCACCCCAACCCGCTTGGAGATTTGGACTTTTCAAGCCTGGAGAGATCGCTCCCCTTCTCTTCCGGGATGTGTCCTCCGAGCTGGCAGAATTCTTTCTGGAGGAGGTGACTCCAGCCCAAGGGGGAATTTACCGCTGCTGCTACCGAAGGCCAGACTGGGGGCCGGGTGTCTGGTCCCAGCCCAGCGATGTCCTGGAGCTGCTGGTGACAG AGGAGCTGCCGCGGCCGTCGCTGGTGGCGCTGCCCGGGCCGGTGGTGGGTCCTGGCGCCAACGTGAGCCTGCGCTGCGCGGGCCGCCTGCGGAACATGAGCTTCGTGCTGTACCGCGAGGGCGTGGCGGCCCCGCTGCAGTACCGCCACTCCGCGCAGCCCTGGGCCGACTTCACGCTGCTGGGCGCCCGCGCCCCCGGCACCTACAGCTGCTACTATCACACGCCCTCCGCGCCCTACGTGCTGTCGCAGCGCAGCGAGGTGCTGGTCATCAGCTGGGAAG ACTCTGGCTCCTCCGACTACACCCGGGGGAACCTAGTCCGCCTGGGGCTGGCCGGGCTGGTCCTCATCTCCCTGGGCGCGCTGGTCACTTTTGACTGGCGCAGTCAGAACCGCGCTCCTGCTGGTATCCGCCCCTGA
- the OSCAR gene encoding osteoclast-associated immunoglobulin-like receptor isoform 7 precursor (isoform 7 precursor is encoded by transcript variant 7; The RefSeq protein has 1 substitution compared to this genomic sequence), with translation MALVLILQLLTLFPPASYHPKPWLGAQPATVVTPGVNVTLRCRAPQPAWRFGLFKPGEIAPLLFRDVSSELAEFFLEEVTPAQGGSYRCCYRRPDWGPGVWSQPSDVLELLVTEELPRPSLVALPGPVVGPGANVSLRCAGRLRNMSFVLYREGVAAPLQYRHSAQPWADFTLLGARAPGTYSCYYHTPSAPYVLSQRSEVLVISWEGEGPEARPASSAPGMQAPGPPPSDPGAQAPSLSSFRPRGLVLQPLLPQTQDSWDPAPPPSDPGV, from the exons ATGGCCCTGGTGCTGATCCTCCAGCTGCTGACCCTCT TCCCCCCAGCTTCATACCACCCTAAGCCATGGCTGGGAGCTCAGCCGGCTACAGTTGTGACCCCTGGGGTCAACGTGACCTTGAGATGCCGGGCACCCCAACCCGCTTGGAGATTTGGACTTTTCAAGCCTGGAGAGATCGCTCCCCTTCTCTTCCGGGATGTGTCCTCCGAGCTGGCAGAATTCTTTCTGGAGGAGGTGACTCCAGCCCAAGGGGGAATTTACCGCTGCTGCTACCGAAGGCCAGACTGGGGGCCGGGTGTCTGGTCCCAGCCCAGCGATGTCCTGGAGCTGCTGGTGACAG AGGAGCTGCCGCGGCCGTCGCTGGTGGCGCTGCCCGGGCCGGTGGTGGGTCCTGGCGCCAACGTGAGCCTGCGCTGCGCGGGCCGCCTGCGGAACATGAGCTTCGTGCTGTACCGCGAGGGCGTGGCGGCCCCGCTGCAGTACCGCCACTCCGCGCAGCCCTGGGCCGACTTCACGCTGCTGGGCGCCCGCGCCCCCGGCACCTACAGCTGCTACTATCACACGCCCTCCGCGCCCTACGTGCTGTCGCAGCGCAGCGAGGTGCTGGTCATCAGCTGGGAAGGTGAGGGCCCTGAGGCCCGGCCCGCCTCCTCCGCCCCAGGAATGCAGGCCCCAGGACCTCCgccctcagacccaggagcccaggcccccagcctctcctccttcAGACCCAGGGGTCTAGtcctgcagcccctcctccctcagacccaggattCCTGggacccagcccctcctccctcagatccAGGAGTCTag
- the TFPT gene encoding TCF3 fusion partner isoform X1, with protein MRVLDSYGDDYRASQFTIVLEDEGSQGTDAPTPGNAENEPPEKETLSPPRRTPAPPEPGSPAPGEGPSGRKRRRVPRDGRRAGNALTPELAPVQIKVEEDFGFEADEALDSSWVSRGPDKLLPYPTLASPASD; from the exons ATGAGAGTGCTGGACTCCTACGGGGATGACTACCGGGCCAGCCAGTTCACCATTGTGCTGGAG GATGAGGGCAGCCAGGGCACGGATGCCCCCACCCCAGGCAATGCGGAGAATGAGCCTCCAGAGAAAGAGACACTGTCCCCGCCCAGAAGGACTCCTGCACCCCCAGAACCCGGCAGCCCAGCCCCCGGTGAGGGGCCCAGTGGGCGGAAGAGGCGGCGAGTGCCACGGGATGGACGCCGAGCAGGAAATGCGCTGACTCCAGAGCTGGCCCCGGTGCAG ATTAAGGTTGAGGAAGACTTTGGCTTTGAAGCAGATGAGGCCCTGGATTCCAGTTGGGTTTCTCGGGGTCCAGACAAACTGCTGCCCTACCCGACCCTGGCCAGCCCAGCCTCTGACTGA
- the OSCAR gene encoding osteoclast-associated immunoglobulin-like receptor isoform 4 precursor (isoform 4 precursor is encoded by transcript variant 4; The RefSeq protein has 1 substitution compared to this genomic sequence) has protein sequence MALVLILQLLTLWPLCHTDITPSVPPASYHPKPWLGAQPATVVTPGVNVTLRCRAPQPAWRFGLFKPGEIAPLLFRDVSSELAEFFLEEVTPAQGGSYRCCYRRPDWGPGVWSQPSDVLELLVTEELPRPSLVALPGPVVGPGANVSLRCAGRLRNMSFVLYREGVAAPLQYRHSAQPWADFTLLGARAPGTYSCYYHTPSAPYVLSQRSEVLVISWEDSGSSDYTRGNLVRLGLAGLVLISLGALVTFDWRSQNRAPAGIRP, from the exons ATGGCCCTGGTGCTGATCCTCCAGCTGCTGACCCTCT GGCCTCTGTGTCACACAGACATCACTCCGTCTG TCCCCCCAGCTTCATACCACCCTAAGCCATGGCTGGGAGCTCAGCCGGCTACAGTTGTGACCCCTGGGGTCAACGTGACCTTGAGATGCCGGGCACCCCAACCCGCTTGGAGATTTGGACTTTTCAAGCCTGGAGAGATCGCTCCCCTTCTCTTCCGGGATGTGTCCTCCGAGCTGGCAGAATTCTTTCTGGAGGAGGTGACTCCAGCCCAAGGGGGAATTTACCGCTGCTGCTACCGAAGGCCAGACTGGGGGCCGGGTGTCTGGTCCCAGCCCAGCGATGTCCTGGAGCTGCTGGTGACAG AGGAGCTGCCGCGGCCGTCGCTGGTGGCGCTGCCCGGGCCGGTGGTGGGTCCTGGCGCCAACGTGAGCCTGCGCTGCGCGGGCCGCCTGCGGAACATGAGCTTCGTGCTGTACCGCGAGGGCGTGGCGGCCCCGCTGCAGTACCGCCACTCCGCGCAGCCCTGGGCCGACTTCACGCTGCTGGGCGCCCGCGCCCCCGGCACCTACAGCTGCTACTATCACACGCCCTCCGCGCCCTACGTGCTGTCGCAGCGCAGCGAGGTGCTGGTCATCAGCTGGGAAG ACTCTGGCTCCTCCGACTACACCCGGGGGAACCTAGTCCGCCTGGGGCTGGCCGGGCTGGTCCTCATCTCCCTGGGCGCGCTGGTCACTTTTGACTGGCGCAGTCAGAACCGCGCTCCTGCTGGTATCCGCCCCTGA
- the OSCAR gene encoding osteoclast-associated immunoglobulin-like receptor isoform 6 precursor (isoform 6 precursor is encoded by transcript variant 6; The RefSeq protein has 1 substitution compared to this genomic sequence), with the protein MALVLILQLLTLWPLCHTDITPSVPPASYHPKPWLGAQPATVVTPGVNVTLRCRAPQPAWRFGLFKPGEIAPLLFRDVSSELAEFFLEEVTPAQGGSYRCCYRRPDWGPGVWSQPSDVLELLVTEELPRPSLVALPGPVVGPGANVSLRCAGRLRNMSFVLYREGVAAPLQYRHSAQPWADFTLLGARAPGTYSCYYHTPSAPYVLSQRSEVLVISWEGEGPEARPASSAPGMQAPGPPPSDPGAQAPSLSSFRPRGLVLQPLLPQTQDSWDPAPPPSDPGV; encoded by the exons ATGGCCCTGGTGCTGATCCTCCAGCTGCTGACCCTCT GGCCTCTGTGTCACACAGACATCACTCCGTCTG TCCCCCCAGCTTCATACCACCCTAAGCCATGGCTGGGAGCTCAGCCGGCTACAGTTGTGACCCCTGGGGTCAACGTGACCTTGAGATGCCGGGCACCCCAACCCGCTTGGAGATTTGGACTTTTCAAGCCTGGAGAGATCGCTCCCCTTCTCTTCCGGGATGTGTCCTCCGAGCTGGCAGAATTCTTTCTGGAGGAGGTGACTCCAGCCCAAGGGGGAATTTACCGCTGCTGCTACCGAAGGCCAGACTGGGGGCCGGGTGTCTGGTCCCAGCCCAGCGATGTCCTGGAGCTGCTGGTGACAG AGGAGCTGCCGCGGCCGTCGCTGGTGGCGCTGCCCGGGCCGGTGGTGGGTCCTGGCGCCAACGTGAGCCTGCGCTGCGCGGGCCGCCTGCGGAACATGAGCTTCGTGCTGTACCGCGAGGGCGTGGCGGCCCCGCTGCAGTACCGCCACTCCGCGCAGCCCTGGGCCGACTTCACGCTGCTGGGCGCCCGCGCCCCCGGCACCTACAGCTGCTACTATCACACGCCCTCCGCGCCCTACGTGCTGTCGCAGCGCAGCGAGGTGCTGGTCATCAGCTGGGAAGGTGAGGGCCCTGAGGCCCGGCCCGCCTCCTCCGCCCCAGGAATGCAGGCCCCAGGACCTCCgccctcagacccaggagcccaggcccccagcctctcctccttcAGACCCAGGGGTCTAGtcctgcagcccctcctccctcagacccaggattCCTGggacccagcccctcctccctcagatccAGGAGTCTag
- the OSCAR gene encoding osteoclast-associated immunoglobulin-like receptor isoform 1 precursor (isoform 1 precursor is encoded by transcript variant 1; The RefSeq protein has 1 substitution compared to this genomic sequence), translating into MALVLILQLLTLWPLCHTDITPSVAIIVPPASYHPKPWLGAQPATVVTPGVNVTLRCRAPQPAWRFGLFKPGEIAPLLFRDVSSELAEFFLEEVTPAQGGSYRCCYRRPDWGPGVWSQPSDVLELLVTEELPRPSLVALPGPVVGPGANVSLRCAGRLRNMSFVLYREGVAAPLQYRHSAQPWADFTLLGARAPGTYSCYYHTPSAPYVLSQRSEVLVISWEGEGPEARPASSAPGMQAPGPPPSDPGAQAPSLSSFRPRGLVLQPLLPQTQDSWDPAPPPSDPGV; encoded by the exons ATGGCCCTGGTGCTGATCCTCCAGCTGCTGACCCTCT GGCCTCTGTGTCACACAGACATCACTCCGTCTG TGGCCATTATAG TCCCCCCAGCTTCATACCACCCTAAGCCATGGCTGGGAGCTCAGCCGGCTACAGTTGTGACCCCTGGGGTCAACGTGACCTTGAGATGCCGGGCACCCCAACCCGCTTGGAGATTTGGACTTTTCAAGCCTGGAGAGATCGCTCCCCTTCTCTTCCGGGATGTGTCCTCCGAGCTGGCAGAATTCTTTCTGGAGGAGGTGACTCCAGCCCAAGGGGGAATTTACCGCTGCTGCTACCGAAGGCCAGACTGGGGGCCGGGTGTCTGGTCCCAGCCCAGCGATGTCCTGGAGCTGCTGGTGACAG AGGAGCTGCCGCGGCCGTCGCTGGTGGCGCTGCCCGGGCCGGTGGTGGGTCCTGGCGCCAACGTGAGCCTGCGCTGCGCGGGCCGCCTGCGGAACATGAGCTTCGTGCTGTACCGCGAGGGCGTGGCGGCCCCGCTGCAGTACCGCCACTCCGCGCAGCCCTGGGCCGACTTCACGCTGCTGGGCGCCCGCGCCCCCGGCACCTACAGCTGCTACTATCACACGCCCTCCGCGCCCTACGTGCTGTCGCAGCGCAGCGAGGTGCTGGTCATCAGCTGGGAAGGTGAGGGCCCTGAGGCCCGGCCCGCCTCCTCCGCCCCAGGAATGCAGGCCCCAGGACCTCCgccctcagacccaggagcccaggcccccagcctctcctccttcAGACCCAGGGGTCTAGtcctgcagcccctcctccctcagacccaggattCCTGggacccagcccctcctccctcagatccAGGAGTCTag
- the OSCAR gene encoding osteoclast-associated immunoglobulin-like receptor isoform 5 precursor (isoform 5 precursor is encoded by transcript variant 5; The RefSeq protein has 1 substitution compared to this genomic sequence), with amino-acid sequence MALVLILQLLTLFPPASYHPKPWLGAQPATVVTPGVNVTLRCRAPQPAWRFGLFKPGEIAPLLFRDVSSELAEFFLEEVTPAQGGSYRCCYRRPDWGPGVWSQPSDVLELLVTEELPRPSLVALPGPVVGPGANVSLRCAGRLRNMSFVLYREGVAAPLQYRHSAQPWADFTLLGARAPGTYSCYYHTPSAPYVLSQRSEVLVISWEDSGSSDYTRGNLVRLGLAGLVLISLGALVTFDWRSQNRAPAGIRP; translated from the exons ATGGCCCTGGTGCTGATCCTCCAGCTGCTGACCCTCT TCCCCCCAGCTTCATACCACCCTAAGCCATGGCTGGGAGCTCAGCCGGCTACAGTTGTGACCCCTGGGGTCAACGTGACCTTGAGATGCCGGGCACCCCAACCCGCTTGGAGATTTGGACTTTTCAAGCCTGGAGAGATCGCTCCCCTTCTCTTCCGGGATGTGTCCTCCGAGCTGGCAGAATTCTTTCTGGAGGAGGTGACTCCAGCCCAAGGGGGAATTTACCGCTGCTGCTACCGAAGGCCAGACTGGGGGCCGGGTGTCTGGTCCCAGCCCAGCGATGTCCTGGAGCTGCTGGTGACAG AGGAGCTGCCGCGGCCGTCGCTGGTGGCGCTGCCCGGGCCGGTGGTGGGTCCTGGCGCCAACGTGAGCCTGCGCTGCGCGGGCCGCCTGCGGAACATGAGCTTCGTGCTGTACCGCGAGGGCGTGGCGGCCCCGCTGCAGTACCGCCACTCCGCGCAGCCCTGGGCCGACTTCACGCTGCTGGGCGCCCGCGCCCCCGGCACCTACAGCTGCTACTATCACACGCCCTCCGCGCCCTACGTGCTGTCGCAGCGCAGCGAGGTGCTGGTCATCAGCTGGGAAG ACTCTGGCTCCTCCGACTACACCCGGGGGAACCTAGTCCGCCTGGGGCTGGCCGGGCTGGTCCTCATCTCCCTGGGCGCGCTGGTCACTTTTGACTGGCGCAGTCAGAACCGCGCTCCTGCTGGTATCCGCCCCTGA